A stretch of the Candidatus Nanopelagicales bacterium genome encodes the following:
- a CDS encoding sugar ABC transporter permease, giving the protein MATTTPKAPLPADEEIIPPSRKRAYSFRGTDRLVLIALVGIPTVIHVFLVWVPTVLSILLSFTSWNGVGGLSTIKFVGFQNYTQIATIYPPFWNAVRNNVLFLVVFLFIATPLGMLLAYLLDKHLRFSRFYQSAFFLPVVLSLAVVGLMWQLIYAPEQGLINNLLGRTEPDNFIDWLGNPSINIWAVLVAASWRHVGYIMMIYLAGLKGVDPTLREAAALDGASEWQTFRKVIFPSMRPVNIVVIVITIIEALRSFDLVFIINRGRNGLELLSVLVYDNILGEASRVGYGSALGVILLLLALPPILVYLTSAFRKDAQE; this is encoded by the coding sequence ATGGCGACCACCACGCCGAAGGCCCCGCTCCCGGCGGACGAGGAGATCATCCCGCCCAGCCGTAAGCGCGCCTACTCCTTCCGGGGCACCGACCGGCTCGTCCTGATCGCGCTGGTCGGCATCCCGACCGTCATCCACGTGTTCCTCGTGTGGGTGCCGACCGTGCTGTCGATCCTGCTGTCCTTCACCAGCTGGAACGGTGTCGGCGGCCTGTCGACGATCAAGTTCGTCGGCTTCCAGAACTACACGCAGATCGCCACGATCTACCCGCCGTTCTGGAACGCCGTGCGCAACAACGTGCTGTTCCTGGTGGTGTTCCTCTTCATCGCCACGCCGCTGGGCATGCTGCTGGCGTACCTGCTGGACAAGCACCTGCGGTTCAGCCGCTTCTACCAGTCGGCCTTCTTCCTGCCGGTGGTGCTGTCGCTGGCCGTCGTCGGCCTGATGTGGCAGCTGATCTACGCACCGGAGCAGGGCCTGATCAACAACCTGCTCGGGCGGACCGAACCGGACAACTTCATCGACTGGCTCGGCAACCCCAGCATCAATATCTGGGCCGTGCTGGTCGCGGCATCCTGGCGACATGTCGGCTACATCATGATGATCTACCTGGCCGGTCTGAAGGGCGTGGACCCCACTCTGCGCGAGGCCGCCGCCCTCGACGGTGCCAGCGAGTGGCAGACGTTCCGCAAGGTGATCTTCCCGTCGATGCGCCCGGTCAACATCGTGGTCATCGTCATCACGATCATCGAGGCGCTGCGGTCGTTCGACCTGGTGTTCATCATCAACCGCGGCCGTAACGGGCTTGAGCTGCTGTCGGTCCTGGTCTACGACAACATCCTCGGGGAGGCCAGCCGGGTGGGCTACGGCTCGGCCCTCGGCGTCATCCTGCTGCTCCTCGCGCTCCCGCCGATCCTGGTCTACCTGACCAGCGCCTTCCGGAAGGACGCCCAGGAATGA